Proteins from one Desulfonema limicola genomic window:
- a CDS encoding four helix bundle protein: MRKNNLILDKSFDFAVRIVNLNKHLVFEKKEYVLSKQILRSGTAIGALVREAQHAESPADFIHKFSIALKEANETEYWLLLLYETNYLNKNQFDSLKNDIEELLKILVTIVKNTKQKTRNRHENKNTKQ; the protein is encoded by the coding sequence ATGAGAAAAAATAATTTAATTTTGGATAAGAGTTTTGATTTTGCTGTTCGTATTGTTAATTTGAATAAACATCTTGTTTTTGAGAAAAAAGAATATGTTTTATCAAAGCAGATTTTAAGAAGTGGAACTGCTATCGGCGCTCTTGTTCGTGAAGCACAACATGCAGAAAGCCCTGCTGATTTTATTCATAAATTTTCTATTGCACTTAAAGAAGCAAATGAAACAGAATACTGGCTGCTGCTGTTATATGAAACAAATTATTTAAATAAAAACCAATTCGACTCATTAAAAAACGATATAGAAGAACTCCTGAAGATATTGGTAACAATAGTAAAAAACACAAAACAGAAAACCAGAAACCGCCATGAAAACAAAAACACAAAACAATAA
- a CDS encoding DUF262 domain-containing protein: MKTKTQNNNYPLSIIHYPLSIMLMEPTNQTFQELISNSVKYTVPRFQRDYTWEQEQWEDLWADIETLEKEHFHYMGYIVLQRKGQHDFEIIDGQQRLVTLSLVVLAAMKQIKNLVRQGMEEQENQERLKVLTDRFIGSKNPISLKVDNKLSLNRNNGTHFKSICSNLEVPNRRGLTQTNKLLQKAFQFFSGKNMGDTGVRIAEFIEKLTSGMVFTKIVVQDELNAYKVFETLNARGVQLSTPDLLKNYIFSVVTRDNNVPDEDLNDLDETWAEIVSQLGETNFTDFIRYHHNFQTRSVTKKHLFKSVRELAQTPGKAYEYLNSLSYYAPIYASLLNPYDEWWANQEQDFRPVKKYLEASACSI; the protein is encoded by the coding sequence ATGAAAACAAAAACACAAAACAATAATTATCCATTATCCATTATCCATTATCCATTATCCATTATGTTGATGGAACCCACAAACCAGACCTTTCAGGAGCTTATTTCCAACAGTGTTAAATATACGGTTCCCAGATTTCAGCGGGACTATACCTGGGAGCAGGAGCAATGGGAGGATTTGTGGGCTGATATTGAAACCCTGGAAAAAGAACATTTTCACTATATGGGTTATATTGTGCTGCAAAGAAAGGGACAGCATGACTTTGAAATCATAGACGGACAGCAGCGTCTTGTAACCCTGTCCCTTGTGGTGCTGGCTGCTATGAAGCAGATAAAAAACCTGGTCAGGCAGGGTATGGAAGAACAGGAGAACCAGGAACGCCTGAAGGTATTGACTGACCGGTTTATCGGCTCGAAAAACCCCATTTCCCTGAAAGTTGACAATAAACTATCCTTAAACCGGAATAACGGCACACATTTTAAATCAATCTGCTCAAACCTGGAAGTACCAAACAGGCGCGGTCTTACCCAGACAAACAAACTGCTGCAAAAGGCTTTCCAGTTTTTTTCAGGAAAAAACATGGGGGATACAGGTGTCAGGATTGCAGAATTTATTGAAAAACTGACTTCGGGAATGGTTTTTACCAAAATTGTGGTTCAGGATGAGTTAAACGCATACAAGGTATTTGAAACCTTAAACGCCAGGGGCGTGCAGTTATCCACCCCTGATTTATTGAAAAATTATATATTTTCTGTTGTAACAAGAGATAACAATGTACCGGATGAAGATTTAAATGATCTGGATGAAACCTGGGCTGAAATCGTGTCCCAGCTGGGAGAAACCAATTTTACAGACTTTATCCGCTACCATCACAATTTTCAAACCCGGTCGGTAACAAAAAAACACCTTTTTAAATCAGTAAGGGAACTGGCACAAACACCTGGAAAAGCATATGAATATTTAAACTCCCTGTCATATTATGCCCCGATTTATGCATCTTTATTAAATCCCTATGATGAATGGTGGGCAAACCAGGAACAAGACTTCCGGCCTGTAAAAAAATATTTGGAAGCTTCAGCCTGTTCAATATAA
- a CDS encoding HNH endonuclease family protein yields the protein MVGKPGTRLPACKKIFGSFSLFNIKQPFTVLMIAFKKMPAQEFIKLAKYLYVLSIRYNVICHHSPNEQESLYNKIAIKIFQGEYTRASHVKNSEEFKKLYPDDNTFSNAFEYHKMPSRRSSMKIRFLLSEIESHSGNETDYTKTTLEHICPYNPEQNWHEYFGPGVNDIQDRLGNVILLKKDELKRYSFDQKKEFYKKSPFKLAQKIAEYKEWNLQNLNDYQAWLGQKAAAAWRVG from the coding sequence ATGGTGGGCAAACCAGGAACAAGACTTCCGGCCTGTAAAAAAATATTTGGAAGCTTCAGCCTGTTCAATATAAAACAGCCTTTTACAGTCCTGATGATTGCTTTTAAAAAAATGCCTGCCCAGGAATTTATCAAACTGGCAAAATATCTGTATGTATTATCTATCCGATACAATGTAATCTGCCACCACTCACCAAATGAGCAGGAAAGCCTTTACAACAAAATAGCAATAAAAATTTTCCAGGGAGAATATACCAGGGCAAGCCATGTAAAAAACAGTGAAGAATTTAAAAAACTTTATCCTGACGACAACACATTTTCCAATGCCTTTGAATACCATAAAATGCCAAGCCGCAGATCATCCATGAAAATCAGGTTTTTATTATCTGAAATAGAATCACATTCAGGAAATGAAACAGATTACACAAAAACAACCCTGGAACATATCTGCCCCTATAATCCTGAACAAAACTGGCATGAATATTTTGGACCAGGTGTAAACGACATCCAGGACAGGTTAGGCAATGTCATACTGCTTAAAAAGGATGAATTAAAAAGATACAGCTTTGACCAGAAAAAAGAATTCTACAAAAAAAGCCCTTTCAAATTGGCGCAAAAGATAGCTGAATACAAAGAATGGAACCTCCAAAACTTGAACGATTACCAGGCATGGCTGGGACAAAAGGCAGCAGCAGCGTGGAGGGTGGGTTGA